One Fundidesulfovibrio terrae genomic window carries:
- a CDS encoding sulfite exporter TauE/SafE family protein, with the protein MKSRWLRIGMVVLALGLAGAAFAFAASADGGKAMAEAAQAAGAPAGPWWMWPAILLVFCFVLGIIAVLAGVGGGVLFVPLVSGFFPFHLDFVRGAGLLVALAGALAAGPGLLKRNMASLRLALPVALIASSCAIVGAMIGLALPTNVVQTCLGATILFIAILLLVSKNTAKPVVTKQDAVGLALGMNGVYYDPATCETVEWKTHRTLPGLLLFIVIGVMAGMFGLGAGWANVPVLNLMMGAPLKVAVGTSKFLLSITDTSAAWIYLNQGCVIPLMAIPSVVGLMFGSFAGVKLLAKAKPKFIRYMVIGVLLFSGYKALSKGLGW; encoded by the coding sequence ATGAAATCGAGATGGTTGCGAATCGGTATGGTGGTGCTGGCTTTGGGGCTGGCCGGAGCGGCTTTCGCCTTCGCCGCGTCCGCGGACGGCGGCAAGGCCATGGCTGAGGCCGCCCAGGCGGCGGGAGCCCCTGCCGGGCCGTGGTGGATGTGGCCCGCCATTCTGCTGGTCTTCTGCTTCGTGCTGGGCATCATCGCGGTGCTGGCCGGAGTGGGCGGGGGCGTGCTTTTCGTGCCCCTGGTCAGCGGCTTCTTCCCCTTCCACCTCGACTTCGTTCGAGGCGCGGGCCTGCTGGTGGCCCTGGCCGGAGCCCTGGCCGCCGGCCCCGGTCTTCTCAAGCGTAACATGGCAAGCCTCAGGCTGGCCCTGCCCGTGGCGCTGATCGCCAGTTCCTGCGCCATCGTGGGCGCCATGATCGGCCTGGCCCTGCCCACCAACGTGGTGCAGACCTGCCTGGGCGCGACGATCCTGTTCATCGCCATCCTGCTCCTGGTGTCCAAGAACACGGCCAAGCCGGTGGTCACCAAGCAGGACGCCGTGGGCTTGGCCCTGGGCATGAACGGCGTCTACTACGATCCCGCCACCTGCGAGACCGTGGAATGGAAGACCCACCGCACCCTGCCGGGCCTGCTTCTGTTCATCGTCATCGGCGTGATGGCGGGTATGTTCGGCCTGGGCGCCGGATGGGCCAACGTGCCGGTGCTGAACCTCATGATGGGCGCGCCCCTCAAGGTCGCGGTGGGCACCTCCAAGTTCCTTCTTTCCATCACCGACACCTCCGCTGCCTGGATCTACCTGAACCAGGGGTGCGTCATCCCGCTCATGGCCATTCCCTCGGTGGTGGGCCTGATGTTCGGCTCGTTCGCGGGCGTGAAGCTCTTGGCCAAGGCCAAGCCCAAGTTCATCCGCTACATGGTCATCGGCGTGCTGCTGTTCTCCGGCTACAAGGCTTTGTCCAAGGGCCTGGGCTGGTAA
- a CDS encoding DUF1634 domain-containing protein — protein MADNTNACTPIQTPQEQVQYADILFWGCWGGLALMALTYILYVSGIMAPHVALEKVTVLWSQPVKVYLEQGNVPHGWGWVVLLGKGDFLNFLGIVLLAGLTIIAYIPLIPAFLKKGDTKFAVIALLEVLVLALAASGLVASGGH, from the coding sequence ATGGCTGACAATACGAATGCCTGCACGCCCATCCAAACCCCCCAGGAGCAGGTCCAGTACGCGGACATCCTGTTCTGGGGCTGCTGGGGCGGCCTGGCGCTGATGGCGCTGACCTATATCCTCTACGTTTCCGGCATCATGGCCCCGCACGTGGCCCTGGAAAAGGTCACGGTCCTGTGGTCGCAGCCCGTGAAGGTGTATCTCGAGCAGGGCAACGTGCCCCACGGCTGGGGCTGGGTGGTGCTTCTCGGCAAGGGTGACTTCCTGAACTTCCTGGGAATCGTCCTGCTCGCGGGGCTGACCATCATTGCCTACATCCCGCTTATTCCCGCGTTCCTGAAGAAGGGCGACACGAAGTTCGCAGTCATCGCCTTGCTCGAAGTGCTGGTGCTCGCCCTGGCGGCCTCCGGCCTCGTGGCCAGCGGCGGACACTAG
- a CDS encoding sigma 54-interacting transcriptional regulator has product MPLVPPATLASLDLPGLLDGLPLGVAVLDPEGRVVTVNTALERLTGFTREEARGVPCRHVVRSGLSHRRNQEHGTADTEIVNRHRRRIPVRISAIPVRDTLGRELYRLDVVEDLSALKELERRVEEPGGIGRLVGKSPAMEHILRLIPAMAQSGAPVVVIGETGAGKDAVSEAIHKLSPRTREPFVRVNCGPMQPEVLEAELFGRLQPSGEVAPGAFQRAGAGTVYLSDVGELPEALQVRLARFLDEGVVFPAGSQTPERCEAKVIASSPSGPEALVRSGQMRQDLAYRLGALRLDLPPLRERPEDIEFLLAHFLDIFAAKFRKKVRGFTPKARRLLLAHDYPGNVRELRNIVEFAVMVCHKPSIPPACLPGHLLEQLAAANKGGGL; this is encoded by the coding sequence ATGCCGCTCGTGCCCCCCGCAACGCTCGCTTCCCTTGACCTCCCGGGACTCCTGGACGGCCTGCCTCTCGGCGTGGCCGTCCTGGACCCGGAGGGCAGGGTGGTGACGGTCAACACCGCCCTGGAGCGGCTGACCGGCTTCACCCGGGAGGAGGCGCGGGGGGTGCCGTGCAGGCACGTGGTCCGCTCCGGGCTGTCCCACCGCAGGAACCAGGAGCACGGCACGGCCGACACCGAGATCGTGAACCGCCACCGCCGCCGCATCCCCGTGCGCATAAGCGCCATCCCCGTGCGCGACACCCTGGGCCGCGAGCTCTACCGCCTGGACGTGGTGGAGGACTTGAGCGCCCTCAAGGAGCTGGAGCGCCGCGTGGAGGAGCCGGGCGGCATCGGCAGGCTGGTCGGCAAGAGCCCGGCCATGGAGCACATCCTGCGCCTGATCCCGGCCATGGCCCAGTCCGGGGCTCCGGTGGTGGTCATCGGCGAGACCGGGGCGGGCAAGGACGCGGTGTCCGAGGCCATCCACAAGCTTTCCCCCCGCACGCGCGAACCCTTCGTGCGGGTCAATTGCGGCCCCATGCAGCCCGAAGTGCTGGAGGCCGAACTTTTCGGGCGGCTGCAGCCCTCGGGCGAGGTCGCTCCCGGCGCGTTCCAGCGGGCCGGAGCCGGAACCGTGTACCTCTCGGACGTGGGCGAGCTGCCCGAGGCGCTCCAGGTGCGCCTGGCGCGCTTTTTGGACGAGGGGGTGGTCTTTCCGGCCGGGAGTCAGACCCCGGAACGCTGCGAGGCCAAGGTGATCGCCTCGTCTCCATCCGGTCCCGAGGCCCTGGTGCGCTCGGGCCAGATGCGCCAGGACCTGGCCTACCGCCTGGGTGCGCTCAGGCTCGACCTGCCCCCCCTGCGCGAGCGCCCCGAGGACATCGAATTCCTGCTGGCCCACTTCCTGGATATCTTCGCGGCCAAGTTCCGCAAGAAGGTGCGCGGGTTCACGCCCAAGGCCCGGCGGCTGCTCCTGGCCCACGACTATCCCGGCAACGTGCGCGAGCTGCGCAACATCGTGGAGTTCGCGGTCATGGTCTGCCACAAGCCCTCCATTCCGCCCGCCTGCCTGCCCGGCCATCTGCTCGAGCAGCTGGCCGCCGCGAACAAGGGAGGCGGACTGTGA
- a CDS encoding NifB/NifX family molybdenum-iron cluster-binding protein, whose amino-acid sequence MRTKRVLIPLFKDEVAPRFDLAAEALLAEVSPEGGIAVQDSLLLQPSADGLCDLVLRKDVDVVICGGIEEKYYHYLRWKRVEVLDNVAARAQAALERYAKGSLKAGDILFAMEEAHAR is encoded by the coding sequence GTGAGAACCAAGCGCGTGCTCATCCCGCTTTTCAAGGACGAGGTGGCCCCCCGGTTCGACCTGGCCGCCGAGGCCCTGCTGGCCGAAGTCTCCCCCGAGGGAGGGATCGCGGTCCAGGATTCCCTGCTCCTCCAGCCTTCGGCCGACGGATTGTGCGACCTGGTGCTCAGAAAGGACGTGGATGTGGTCATCTGCGGTGGAATCGAGGAGAAATATTACCATTATCTGCGCTGGAAACGTGTCGAGGTGCTGGACAACGTAGCCGCCAGGGCTCAAGCTGCCTTGGAACGCTACGCCAAGGGTTCGCTCAAGGCGGGCGACATCCTCTTCGCCATGGAGGAAGCGCATGCTCGGTGA
- a CDS encoding sensor histidine kinase, protein MLGDIFTRHFRDLHTSDDAISPERYDTLKRKIVGLMAVVTLLPLLLMAGINFTEFQSTMSREVQNPLRVLLGKTRNTIDLFLAERTSTVAFIAQAYSFQELSDERNLGRIFRVMRKEFEGFVDLGLIDAQGHQVSYVGPYDLKGRDYSGQDWFAQVRVNGKYISDVFLGFRNLPHVVIAMQHISESGETWILRATLDTRQFDKIISAMGLEPGSDAFLVNRKGVLQTGSYLYGNVLEKCPLPLPPVSFEAQVVPATDPSGRELYLSYAYFPNTDLVIMAAKPKVGALTAWYNLRGDLLVVFLAGVVAIFFVVSKFTGLLLNRMRESEERRALAFRQVEHAQKLSSIGRLAAGVAHEINNPLAIINEKAGLMKDLLGLQEDFPGKSKFGTQVEAIIKAVERCRGITHRMLGFARRMDVKIEGLNLNEVIEETSGFLAREAEHRNVTLSLDLNPELSRIESDRGQLQQVILNILNNALAAIPDRGQITVKTWNQDREHVGLSIQDNGCGMSEDTLKCIFEPFFTTKRGKGTGLGLSITYGIIKRLGGEVSVHSQEQVGSTFTVTLPVMAPPSAAVEAQ, encoded by the coding sequence ATGCTCGGTGACATCTTCACCCGGCATTTCCGGGATCTCCACACCAGCGACGACGCGATCTCGCCCGAGCGCTACGACACGCTCAAGCGCAAGATCGTCGGCCTTATGGCCGTGGTCACGCTCCTGCCGCTTCTGCTCATGGCGGGAATCAACTTCACCGAATTTCAGTCCACCATGTCACGCGAGGTGCAAAACCCGCTTCGCGTGCTCCTGGGCAAGACCCGCAACACCATCGATCTGTTCCTGGCCGAGCGGACCTCAACCGTGGCCTTCATCGCCCAGGCGTACAGCTTCCAGGAGCTCTCCGACGAGCGCAACCTGGGGCGCATCTTCCGAGTGATGCGCAAGGAGTTCGAAGGCTTCGTGGACCTCGGGCTCATCGACGCCCAGGGACATCAGGTCAGCTACGTGGGGCCCTACGACCTCAAGGGCCGGGACTACTCCGGGCAGGACTGGTTCGCCCAGGTGCGGGTCAACGGCAAATACATCTCCGACGTGTTCCTCGGATTCCGCAACCTGCCCCACGTGGTCATCGCCATGCAGCACATCTCGGAGTCCGGCGAGACCTGGATCCTGCGGGCCACCCTGGACACCAGGCAGTTCGACAAGATCATCTCGGCCATGGGGCTTGAACCGGGCTCGGACGCCTTCCTGGTCAACCGCAAGGGCGTGTTGCAGACCGGCTCCTACCTGTACGGCAACGTGCTGGAGAAGTGCCCGCTGCCGCTGCCGCCGGTCTCCTTCGAGGCCCAGGTGGTCCCGGCCACGGACCCCAGCGGACGAGAACTCTACCTGAGTTACGCCTACTTCCCCAACACCGATCTGGTCATCATGGCCGCCAAACCCAAGGTGGGCGCGCTTACCGCCTGGTACAACCTGCGCGGGGACCTGCTGGTGGTCTTCCTGGCCGGAGTGGTGGCCATCTTCTTCGTGGTGTCCAAGTTCACCGGGCTTCTGCTCAACCGCATGCGCGAATCCGAGGAGCGGCGCGCCCTGGCCTTCAGGCAGGTGGAACACGCCCAGAAGCTTTCCTCCATCGGACGCCTGGCCGCGGGCGTGGCCCACGAGATCAACAACCCCCTGGCCATCATCAATGAGAAGGCCGGGCTCATGAAGGACCTGCTCGGGCTCCAGGAAGACTTCCCCGGCAAGTCCAAGTTCGGGACGCAGGTTGAGGCCATCATCAAGGCGGTGGAGCGCTGCCGGGGCATCACCCACCGCATGCTCGGCTTCGCCCGGCGCATGGACGTGAAGATCGAGGGACTCAACCTGAACGAGGTCATCGAGGAGACGTCGGGGTTCCTGGCCCGAGAGGCCGAGCACCGCAACGTCACCCTGTCCCTCGACCTCAACCCGGAGCTGAGCCGCATCGAATCCGACCGGGGCCAGCTCCAGCAGGTGATCCTGAACATCTTAAACAACGCCCTGGCCGCCATTCCCGACCGGGGGCAGATCACGGTGAAGACCTGGAACCAGGACCGCGAGCACGTGGGCCTGTCCATCCAGGACAACGGCTGCGGCATGTCCGAGGACACCCTCAAGTGCATTTTCGAGCCTTTCTTCACCACCAAGCGCGGCAAAGGCACCGGGCTTGGGCTTTCCATCACCTACGGCATCATCAAACGGCTCGGCGGCGAAGTGTCCGTGCACAGCCAGGAACAGGTGGGGTCCACGTTCACCGTGACCCTGCCCGTGATGGCTCCCCCGTCGGCGGCCGTGGAGGCTCAGTGA
- a CDS encoding response regulator — protein sequence MKDWNILLVDDEEEFVQTLCERLDLRGLACRVALDGEAGLKMMDEAEPDVVVLDMFMPGLKGLEVLKLIRQRHPKVQVILLTGQGATKDGMDGMKLGAFDYMIKPLSIDDLTAKIAEAVKTARA from the coding sequence ATGAAGGACTGGAACATCCTGCTCGTGGACGACGAAGAGGAGTTCGTCCAGACCCTGTGCGAACGCCTGGACCTCCGGGGACTCGCCTGCCGGGTGGCCCTGGACGGCGAGGCGGGACTCAAGATGATGGACGAGGCCGAACCGGACGTGGTGGTCCTGGACATGTTCATGCCCGGGCTCAAGGGGTTGGAGGTGCTGAAGCTCATCCGGCAGCGCCACCCCAAGGTCCAGGTGATCCTGCTCACCGGGCAGGGGGCCACCAAGGACGGCATGGACGGCATGAAGCTCGGAGCCTTCGACTACATGATCAAACCTCTCTCCATCGATGACCTCACGGCCAAAATCGCCGAGGCCGTCAAGACGGCGAGGGCCTAG
- a CDS encoding response regulator codes for MNKIKLLLVDDEENFVNTLAERMKMRDVPSKVVYSGEAALDVVKTQEPDVMVLDLRMPGIDGMEVLRKVRATNPKVQIIILTGHGTDLDEEEARKLGAFHYHKKPIDIDELLGTVKKAYRQRIEDAMVVAALAEEGDFESAQKVLDEDK; via the coding sequence ATGAACAAAATCAAGCTGCTTCTCGTGGACGATGAAGAGAACTTCGTCAACACCCTGGCCGAGCGCATGAAGATGCGCGACGTGCCCTCCAAGGTGGTCTATTCCGGCGAAGCCGCACTGGACGTGGTCAAGACCCAGGAGCCCGACGTCATGGTTCTGGACTTGCGCATGCCCGGCATCGACGGCATGGAGGTGCTGCGCAAGGTGCGCGCCACCAACCCCAAGGTGCAGATCATCATCCTCACCGGCCACGGCACGGACCTGGACGAGGAAGAGGCCCGCAAGCTGGGCGCTTTCCACTACCACAAGAAGCCCATCGACATCGACGAGCTGCTGGGCACGGTGAAGAAAGCCTACCGCCAGCGCATCGAGGATGCCATGGTCGTGGCGGCCCTGGCCGAGGAAGGCGATTTCGAGTCGGCCCAGAAGGTGCTCGACGAGGACAAATAA
- a CDS encoding sensor histidine kinase: protein MRPKTLLIDDEHDFVRLLATRLEARDFPVLTAFDASQGLGLVESQAPPVVVLDVNLPDRSGLEVLREIKERWPLVQVVMLTGQADVATAVTGMKLGAMDYLVKPVDIDPLVRVLERAGSRRLDQEESLRMIETGKLAALGRLAEGVAHEINNPVNTMMQKAQWAQELLEDFDYSPSDDTLPEVRAELEAIVRQARRCRDIVAKLMSLGGRVDPRAGEFDPRDAVRAVLEGVRERAASLGVRLETRFDADVAQALLPRAEIEQVLRHLADNALDAMASGGGILTVTVRDQEASSVRIEVADMGCGVSPGIEDRLFEPFFSTKDVGQGSGLGLSICHGILKSLGGDVTFVRPDGPGAVFAVTLPIGPSRA, encoded by the coding sequence ATGCGCCCCAAGACCCTGCTCATCGACGATGAGCACGACTTCGTCCGGCTGTTGGCCACGCGCCTGGAGGCCCGGGATTTCCCGGTTCTGACGGCCTTTGACGCCTCGCAGGGCCTGGGGCTCGTGGAGAGCCAGGCCCCGCCGGTGGTGGTGCTGGACGTGAACCTGCCGGATCGCAGCGGCCTGGAGGTGCTCCGCGAGATCAAGGAGCGCTGGCCGCTGGTCCAGGTGGTGATGCTCACGGGGCAGGCCGACGTGGCCACGGCCGTCACGGGCATGAAGCTCGGGGCCATGGACTACCTGGTCAAGCCCGTGGACATCGACCCGCTGGTGCGGGTTCTGGAGCGCGCCGGTTCCCGCAGGCTGGACCAGGAGGAAAGCCTGCGAATGATCGAGACGGGCAAGCTGGCGGCCCTCGGGCGGCTGGCCGAGGGCGTGGCCCACGAGATCAACAACCCGGTGAACACCATGATGCAGAAGGCCCAGTGGGCCCAGGAGCTGCTCGAGGATTTCGATTACAGCCCAAGCGACGACACCCTGCCCGAGGTGCGCGCGGAGCTCGAGGCCATCGTGCGCCAGGCCCGGCGCTGCCGGGACATCGTGGCCAAGCTCATGAGCCTGGGCGGGCGCGTGGACCCTCGAGCGGGCGAGTTCGATCCCCGGGACGCGGTGCGCGCGGTGCTGGAAGGCGTGCGCGAGCGGGCAGCCTCCCTGGGCGTGCGGCTCGAAACCCGCTTCGATGCGGACGTGGCCCAGGCGCTCCTGCCGCGCGCCGAGATAGAGCAGGTGCTGCGCCATCTGGCGGACAACGCCCTGGACGCCATGGCTTCCGGGGGCGGGATTCTCACCGTGACCGTGCGCGACCAGGAAGCGTCCTCGGTGCGCATCGAGGTGGCGGACATGGGCTGCGGCGTGTCCCCTGGCATCGAGGACCGCCTTTTCGAACCCTTCTTTTCCACCAAGGACGTGGGTCAGGGCTCTGGCCTGGGCCTGTCCATCTGCCACGGCATCCTGAAATCGTTGGGCGGCGACGTCACCTTCGTGCGCCCGGACGGCCCCGGGGCCGTGTTCGCCGTGACCCTGCCGATCGGCCCCTCGCGCGCCTGA
- a CDS encoding substrate-binding periplasmic protein, translating into MPRAILTLLAVSAAVCALPRLALSGPLKVYYFERPPYYATLEAQPSGFLIHRTREILTEAGLEFEFQSMPARRILQELATGETSACAVGWFKTPERERLYKFSLPIYQDMPMLAVFLKSGKQPPAATSTFTRLATEKDLTLGIIESFSYGPKTDALLAAMPIPPMRVQGSQEQLMRMLAARRFDYMLVNPEEANTLACLAGLAPDDIVQLPLSDLPKGNTRYLMFSKATGDETIQRINAAITKLGVVPRRAR; encoded by the coding sequence ATGCCTCGCGCGATCCTGACCTTACTGGCTGTATCGGCCGCCGTGTGCGCCTTGCCCAGGCTGGCCCTGTCAGGCCCGCTCAAGGTCTACTACTTCGAGCGCCCGCCCTACTACGCCACCCTCGAAGCACAACCCAGCGGCTTTCTCATCCACCGGACCCGCGAGATTCTCACGGAAGCCGGCCTGGAATTCGAGTTCCAGTCCATGCCCGCGCGCCGGATTCTCCAGGAGCTCGCCACCGGAGAGACTTCAGCCTGCGCCGTGGGCTGGTTCAAGACCCCCGAGCGTGAGCGGCTCTACAAGTTCAGCCTCCCCATCTACCAGGACATGCCCATGCTGGCCGTGTTCCTCAAGTCCGGCAAGCAGCCGCCCGCCGCCACGTCGACCTTCACGCGGCTTGCCACGGAAAAGGACCTCACCCTGGGGATCATCGAATCGTTCTCCTACGGCCCCAAAACGGATGCCCTGCTCGCGGCGATGCCCATCCCGCCCATGCGCGTGCAGGGGTCGCAGGAGCAGCTCATGCGGATGCTCGCAGCGCGACGCTTCGACTACATGCTGGTCAACCCCGAGGAAGCCAACACGTTGGCCTGCCTGGCAGGACTCGCCCCGGACGACATCGTCCAGCTCCCCTTAAGCGACCTTCCCAAAGGCAACACCCGCTATCTCATGTTCAGCAAGGCCACCGGCGACGAGACCATCCAGCGCATCAACGCGGCCATCACGAAGCTGGGGGTCGTCCCCCGACGCGCCCGATGA
- the rfaE2 gene encoding D-glycero-beta-D-manno-heptose 1-phosphate adenylyltransferase, with amino-acid sequence MRPVASLLSKIAPRDELPGLLAPLRPGRKVVFTNGCFDLLHPGHVDLLARARALGDILVLGLNSDASVRGLKGPTRPVVPFEDRALVLAGLASVDFVTMFDEPTPLALIEAVLPDVLVKGGDWPVASIVGREAVEAAGGTVKSLPLLPGFSTTVLIERIKSL; translated from the coding sequence ATGCGCCCGGTCGCGTCCTTGCTGAGCAAGATCGCGCCGCGCGACGAGCTTCCGGGGCTCCTTGCGCCCCTGCGTCCGGGCCGCAAGGTGGTCTTCACCAACGGCTGCTTCGACCTGCTGCACCCCGGCCACGTGGACCTGTTGGCCCGCGCCAGGGCCTTGGGGGACATCCTGGTGCTGGGGCTCAATTCCGACGCCTCGGTGCGGGGGCTCAAGGGGCCCACGCGCCCGGTGGTGCCCTTCGAGGACAGGGCGCTTGTGCTGGCCGGCCTCGCCAGCGTGGATTTCGTCACCATGTTCGACGAGCCGACCCCGCTTGCGCTCATCGAGGCCGTCCTGCCCGACGTGCTGGTCAAGGGCGGGGACTGGCCCGTGGCGTCCATCGTGGGACGCGAGGCCGTTGAGGCCGCCGGGGGAACGGTTAAGAGCCTGCCGCTTCTGCCGGGCTTTTCCACCACGGTTCTCATCGAGCGCATCAAAAGCCTGTGA
- a CDS encoding YkgJ family cysteine cluster protein, translating into MSTHEHDNDATQAFLASLPELEPGQSFQFACHPQVPCFNACCSDLSLMLTPYDVLRLRARLGLSSRDFIARHVLVAQAPDTGFPMLRLRMLDDIPGSPCPFVTREGCSVYPGRPGACRTYPLGRATKTGPDGEVIEQFFVVQEPHCRGFEQDKSWTSADWLNDQDLQEYNSHNDRYMLLLAEARNRAARLDQKQANMVFLAAYNVDAFKDFLSNTGMLTRLDVTPERAGAVLADETERLTFAMDWLGLVLFGLERNLRKKV; encoded by the coding sequence ATGTCCACACACGAACACGACAACGACGCCACCCAGGCCTTCCTGGCGAGCCTGCCGGAGCTTGAGCCCGGCCAGAGCTTCCAGTTCGCCTGCCACCCCCAGGTCCCCTGCTTCAACGCCTGCTGCTCGGACCTTTCGCTCATGCTCACGCCCTACGACGTGCTGCGCCTTCGCGCCCGACTCGGCCTTTCGAGCCGCGACTTCATCGCCCGCCACGTCCTGGTGGCCCAGGCTCCGGACACGGGATTCCCCATGCTGCGCCTGCGCATGCTAGACGACATCCCGGGCTCGCCCTGCCCCTTCGTCACCCGCGAGGGATGCTCGGTCTATCCGGGCCGCCCCGGAGCCTGCCGGACCTATCCTCTCGGCAGGGCCACCAAGACCGGCCCCGACGGCGAGGTGATCGAGCAGTTCTTCGTGGTGCAAGAGCCCCACTGCCGGGGATTCGAGCAGGACAAGTCCTGGACCTCGGCGGACTGGCTGAACGACCAGGACCTTCAGGAATACAACAGCCACAACGACCGCTACATGCTCCTCCTGGCCGAGGCCAGGAACCGCGCGGCCAGGCTCGACCAGAAGCAGGCCAACATGGTCTTCCTGGCGGCCTACAACGTGGACGCCTTCAAGGATTTCCTGTCCAACACCGGCATGCTCACGCGCCTGGACGTCACCCCGGAGCGCGCCGGAGCAGTGCTGGCCGACGAGACCGAGCGCCTCACGTTCGCCATGGACTGGCTGGGGCTGGTGCTTTTCGGCCTGGAGCGCAACCTGAGGAAGAAGGTCTGA
- a CDS encoding ATP-binding protein — protein MSEQLSLRIGNSLPELDRLHSEVECFLARCGVGGRTAYHIQLALDELVTNVICYAFDVQGGHSVEVLLERGPDTVDMTIRDAGKPFNPLLAPAPDLDASPEARRVGGLGIHFVRTTMDRLSYERKDGMNILHLSKKTT, from the coding sequence ATGAGCGAGCAGTTGAGCCTGCGCATCGGCAACAGCCTTCCGGAACTGGACCGGCTGCATTCGGAGGTGGAATGCTTCCTGGCGCGATGCGGCGTGGGCGGCCGGACTGCCTACCACATCCAGCTTGCCCTGGATGAGCTGGTCACGAACGTCATCTGCTACGCTTTCGACGTCCAGGGCGGACACTCCGTGGAGGTGCTCCTGGAACGCGGTCCGGATACCGTGGACATGACCATCCGCGACGCGGGCAAGCCCTTCAATCCTCTCCTGGCCCCCGCTCCGGACCTGGACGCCTCGCCGGAAGCCAGGCGCGTGGGCGGACTGGGCATCCATTTCGTGCGCACCACCATGGACCGGCTGTCCTACGAGCGCAAGGACGGCATGAACATCCTGCACTTAAGCAAGAAGACCACCTAG
- a CDS encoding STAS domain-containing protein, whose translation MHIDVTTAGPVTVLKIDGRLDSNTSKELEDTVMGLVTSGTTRLLMDFGGVDYINSSGLRVLLMAFQHLKKGGGALHLCDIKDYMREVFEISGYNEIFPIFAGQPEALAAFPG comes from the coding sequence ATGCACATCGACGTGACCACCGCCGGGCCAGTGACCGTCCTCAAGATAGACGGCCGTTTGGACTCCAATACGTCCAAGGAACTCGAAGACACGGTGATGGGGCTGGTCACGTCCGGGACCACTCGGCTGCTCATGGATTTCGGCGGGGTGGATTACATCAACTCCAGCGGCCTGCGCGTTTTGCTCATGGCCTTCCAGCACCTCAAGAAGGGCGGCGGGGCGCTGCACCTGTGCGACATCAAGGACTACATGCGCGAGGTGTTCGAGATTTCCGGCTACAACGAGATTTTCCCCATCTTCGCCGGCCAGCCCGAGGCGCTGGCCGCCTTCCCGGGGTGA
- the rpsF gene encoding 30S ribosomal protein S6, whose amino-acid sequence MRKYETLLLLSPELNAESKKTVIDTMVGIIEREEGSMLTVDDWGTKDLAYPVRKFVRGQYVRMEYAAPGKAVAELERIVRITDGIFKFVTVKLADKFVPAAPVEA is encoded by the coding sequence ATGAGGAAGTATGAGACGCTTCTGCTCTTGAGCCCCGAGCTCAACGCGGAAAGCAAGAAGACCGTCATCGACACCATGGTCGGCATCATCGAGCGCGAAGAAGGCTCCATGCTGACCGTCGACGACTGGGGAACCAAGGACTTGGCTTATCCGGTGCGCAAGTTCGTGCGCGGCCAGTACGTCCGCATGGAGTACGCCGCCCCCGGCAAGGCTGTCGCCGAGCTGGAGCGCATCGTGCGCATCACCGACGGCATCTTCAAGTTCGTCACCGTCAAGCTGGCCGACAAGTTCGTGCCCGCCGCTCCCGTGGAGGCCTAA
- the rpsR gene encoding 30S ribosomal protein S18, with product MSFKKKFTPKKKFCRFCANKNLPLDYKRPDILRDFITERGKIIARRITGTCAKCQRRLTTQIKRARQMALIYYTATHSAELLKKMQ from the coding sequence ATGTCCTTCAAGAAGAAATTCACCCCCAAGAAAAAGTTCTGCCGGTTCTGCGCCAACAAGAACCTGCCCCTGGACTACAAGCGCCCCGACATCCTGCGCGACTTCATCACCGAGCGCGGCAAGATCATCGCCCGGCGCATCACCGGCACCTGCGCCAAGTGCCAGCGCAGGCTCACCACCCAGATCAAGCGCGCACGCCAGATGGCCCTCATCTACTACACGGCCACCCACAGCGCCGAACTTCTCAAGAAGATGCAGTAG